The following are encoded in a window of Psilocybe cubensis strain MGC-MH-2018 chromosome 4, whole genome shotgun sequence genomic DNA:
- a CDS encoding putative electron transfer flavoprotein-ubiquinone oxidoreductase, mitochondrial, whose product MLFLTPKISLPIPHPPQMSNKGNYVASLSQFTRWLAGVAENKYGVEIYPGFAGTQLLLSDEPDSTNPWGNKFRSVQGVITNEVGLTKNYRMKSSFEPGMAFRAKVTLLAEGAHGSLSKQAIILHNPRKEAEPQTYGIGLKEVWRVDPEKHKPGEVVHMLEWPLDKDTYGGGWVYHMDGGLVSLGLVIGLDYKNPWLSPDCEFQRMKHHPYFRALLTFPKAERLSYAARVLNEGGLQSVPKLNFPGGALVGFSAGFVNIAKIKGTHNAMKSGILAAKAAWNAVHPSEAESSDGTVAAAADMSSSWVQKDLHEVRNLRPSFGTRLWLWGGIIYSGIDSLILKGRVLWTFKHHGPKGKTKNPDSTSSLDSSLTEPAGNHMPIEYPPFEAPWLRITFKTNLVCVMSDILTSLSSIASELDSELTVIAVFHGKSTHLLLRTTN is encoded by the exons ATGCTCTTCCTTACCCCCAAAATCTCTCTGCCAATACCCCACCCCCCACAAATGTCTAACAAGGGCAACTACGTTGCTTCGCTCTCACAATTTACCAGGTGGCTCGCCGGCGTGGCCGAGAACAAATACGGCGTCGAGATATATCCCGGCTTCGCAGGCACGCAGCTACTTCTCAGCGACGAACCCGATTCCACCAATCCATGGGGCAACAAATTTCGTAGCGTGCAGGGCGTGATCACCAACGAAGTTGGCTTGACGAAGAACTATCGCATGAAATCTTCGTTTGAGCCTGGGATGGCGTTCCGTGCAAAGGTAACTCTTCTTGCCGAAGGTGCTCACGGAAGTCTGTCGAAGCAAGCTATTATCTTGCACAATCCTCGCAAGGAGGCAGAGCCCCAGACGTATGGAATCGGTCTGAAGGAGGTTTGGCGTGTCGATCCGGAGAAACATAAACCCGGAGAGGTCGTGCACATGCTCGAATGGCCTCTAGACAAAGACACTTACGGCGGTGGATGGGTGTACCACATGGATGGAGGGCTCGTCAGTCTGGGGCTAGTAATTGGGCTGGATTACAAAAATCCATGGCTGAGCCCGGATTGTGAATTCCAG CGCATGAAACACCACCCATACTTCCGCGCTCTCCTCACATTCCCCAAAGCCGAACGCCTCTCTTACGCTGCGCGCGTGTTGAACGAAGGAGGCTTGCAGTCCGTGCCCAAGCTAAACTTCCCTGGTGGTGCTCTCGTCGGCTTCTCCGCTGGATTCGTCAACATTGCAAAGATTAAAGGAACCCATAACGCGATGAAGAGCGGCATTCTTGCCGCCAAAGCTGCTTGGAACGCTGTGCACCCTAGTGAAGCGGAATCGTCAGATGGCACTGTTGCAGCCGCTGCTGACATGTCATC GTCATGGGTGCAGAAGGATCTGCATGAAGTGCGCAACTTGCGGCCATCGTTCGGAACGCGTTTGTGGCTATGGGGTGGAATTATCTATTCGGGAATCGATTCGTTAATCTTAAAGGGACGGGTACTCTGGACATTCAAGCACCACGGACCGAAAGGCAAAACAAAGAACCCT GACTCGACATCATCGCTAGATTCTTCTTTAACCGAGCCCGCTGGAAACCATATGCCCATTGAATACCCACCCTTTGAGGCGCCCTGGCTCCGAATCACCTTTAAGACCAATTTGGTCTGCGTCATGTCGGATATCCTCACATCTCTATCCAGCATCGCATCTGAACTGGAC
- a CDS encoding putative electron transfer flavoprotein-ubiquinone oxidoreductase, mitochondrial: MLRYRKPLKPALSLVRSFKTSVWHRNDSSAAPFNAAAVERAEDEVDVCIVGGGPAGISAAIRLKQIEREKGNEIRVVVLEKGTEIGSHIVSGAVIEPRALDELLPDWTSMSDHPLTQP; this comes from the exons ATGTTGCGGTACAGGAAACCGTTGAAGCCAGCTTTGAGTCTGGTAAGGTCCTTCAAGACCTCAGTCTGGCACAGGAACGACTCCTCGGCAGCGCCATTCAACGCCGCCGCAGTCGAGCGGGCGGAGGATGAGGTCGATGTCTGCATTGTCGGTGGTGGACCTGCTGGTATCAGTGCTGCGATTCGCCTGAAGCAGATCGAACGTGAAAAAGGGAACGAAATCCGTGTTGTTGTGCTCGAGAAGGGCACTGAAATAG GTTCCCATATTGTCTCTGGTGCTGTGATTGAACCTCGCGCACTGGATGAATTGCTGCCAGACTGGACATCCATGTCTGACCACCCTCTTACACAACCCTAA